A region from the Geobacter benzoatilyticus genome encodes:
- a CDS encoding cytochrome c oxidase subunit 3 codes for MSRPQHRDHAGAKLGMWLFLLTELFLFGGMFLLYGAYLVRYPREFAAAGREMQLWFGTVNTVILITSSLMAAMAVTAIQRGGRRLAVWLLGGAVICGAVFLINKYLEWSHEFSRGIYPGSSRLAAAPPGESVFYSLYYVTAGLHGLHVLIGSVLLAVVAVWAWRGTIHAGDFAWLENSALYWHLVDLVWIFIFPLYYLIL; via the coding sequence ATGAGCCGGCCGCAACACAGAGACCATGCCGGGGCAAAGCTCGGGATGTGGCTTTTCCTCTTAACCGAATTATTCCTGTTTGGGGGGATGTTTCTCCTTTACGGGGCCTATCTCGTCCGCTATCCCCGGGAGTTTGCCGCCGCGGGGCGGGAGATGCAACTCTGGTTCGGCACGGTCAACACGGTCATTCTCATCACCAGCAGCCTGATGGCGGCCATGGCGGTCACCGCCATCCAGCGGGGGGGCCGGCGGTTGGCCGTCTGGCTGCTGGGGGGGGCGGTCATCTGCGGAGCCGTGTTCCTTATCAACAAGTACCTGGAGTGGAGCCACGAGTTCAGTCGCGGCATCTATCCCGGCTCGTCCCGGCTGGCTGCTGCGCCTCCCGGAGAGTCGGTCTTCTACAGCCTCTACTATGTGACCGCCGGCCTCCATGGCCTCCATGTGCTGATCGGCAGCGTACTGTTGGCGGTGGTGGCGGTATGGGCATGGCGGGGGACGATCCATGCCGGGGATTTTGCCTGGCTGGAGAACAGTGCTCTCTACTGGCATCTGGTGGATCTGGTCTGGATCTTCATCTTTCCGCTCTATTACCTAATCCTGTAG
- a CDS encoding DUF4350 domain-containing protein produces the protein MNASVKRVVTLFGIAVCMIISSAMVSWGAAPLVLVDQGHGQRFVVEQEGELHLSGLAAILKEEGLQVATGRERLTDDSLHKVAALVISGPFAPLAPEEVEAVVRFLERGGRVALMLHIGQPLAGLIHRVGADFSNSVLHERQNVIADNDITFRVRDLATHPLFGGMEQFGLYGGWALNGLTPLARTSAEAWVDLDGNRKLSARDAVDRFAVVAEGNIGAGRILIFGDDAIFQNRYLDDGNTRLARNLAHWLAGG, from the coding sequence ATGAATGCGTCCGTAAAAAGAGTTGTCACGTTGTTCGGGATTGCAGTCTGCATGATTATTTCTTCGGCGATGGTTTCCTGGGGGGCCGCACCTCTGGTGCTGGTGGACCAGGGGCACGGCCAGCGTTTCGTGGTGGAGCAGGAGGGTGAGCTGCACCTGTCCGGTCTCGCCGCAATCCTCAAGGAGGAGGGGCTCCAGGTGGCCACGGGCCGGGAGCGGCTCACCGACGACTCCCTCCATAAGGTGGCGGCCCTGGTGATTTCCGGTCCCTTCGCACCCCTGGCGCCGGAGGAGGTGGAGGCGGTGGTCCGCTTCCTGGAGCGGGGTGGGAGAGTGGCGCTCATGCTCCACATCGGCCAGCCCCTTGCCGGGCTCATCCACCGGGTGGGGGCCGACTTTTCCAATAGCGTCCTCCATGAGCGCCAGAACGTCATTGCCGATAACGACATCACCTTCCGGGTGCGGGATCTGGCAACCCATCCCCTCTTCGGCGGCATGGAACAGTTCGGCCTTTATGGAGGCTGGGCCTTGAATGGCCTGACTCCCCTTGCCCGGACCAGCGCCGAGGCGTGGGTTGACCTGGACGGAAACCGGAAGCTGTCGGCACGGGATGCTGTGGACCGCTTTGCCGTGGTGGCCGAAGGGAACATCGGCGCCGGCCGCATCCTCATCTTCGGCGATGACGCCATCTTCCAGAACCGTTACCTGGACGACGGCAATACCCGCCTTGCCCGCAACCTGGCCCACTGGCTGGCGGGGGGGTAG
- a CDS encoding cytochrome C oxidase subunit IV family protein gives MGKDTHGNTTHIIGYGTLTAVWGVLLLLTALTVWAARHATGFGHVWGSLAIASVKGGLVIAFFMHMRYEGRLLRWLLFVALVTLALFIGLTFFDVLYR, from the coding sequence ATGGGGAAAGATACTCATGGCAACACCACGCATATCATCGGGTACGGAACCCTGACGGCGGTTTGGGGCGTCCTCCTGTTGCTCACCGCCCTCACGGTATGGGCCGCCCGCCATGCCACGGGCTTCGGCCATGTCTGGGGTTCTCTGGCCATCGCTTCCGTCAAGGGGGGGCTGGTGATAGCCTTCTTCATGCACATGCGCTACGAGGGGAGGCTGCTCCGCTGGCTGCTGTTCGTGGCCCTGGTTACCCTGGCGCTTTTCATCGGGCTGACTTTTTTCGACGTTCTCTACCGGTAA
- the ctaD gene encoding cytochrome c oxidase subunit I, protein MEPTEPTTTAAGFWSDTGRSGIASWIFSTDHKRIGLLYFYSVFGFFLVAVALGLLLRIELMAPGRTIMGPQAYNALFTVHGVVMVFLFIIPGFQGSFGNLVMPIQIGARDVAFPRLNLLSWWLYMAGAAIILTSLFTGGGPPDTGWTFYLPFSGRTGTNVSLAVFGVFVVGFSSIVTGVNFITTIHRLRAEGMTWGRLPLFVWSLYATAWVQILATPILGITLVLIIAERLLGTGLFEPGQGGDPLMYQHLFWIYSHPAVYIMILPAMGVISEIIPVFARKPIFGYRMIAFSSIAIAAAGSLVWGHHMFTSGMSDMAILVFSFLTFIVAIPSAIKVFNWISTLYRGSISLEAPMLFSLSFIFLFSIGGLTGLVQGAAATDIHVHDTQFVVGHFHYVIFGGSGFAFFAAMHYWLPKFYGRRYAEKPAIIAWALMFTGFNILYFSMIVLGLEGMPRRYYDYLPEFAPLNLVSTIGSWILATGLMILLVNLFMGLRSGARAGSNPWGGATLEWSIPTPPPTENFADEPVVTHGPYDFRGTGVP, encoded by the coding sequence ATGGAACCGACTGAGCCGACCACGACCGCCGCCGGCTTCTGGAGCGATACCGGCAGGAGCGGCATCGCTTCCTGGATATTCTCCACCGACCACAAGCGGATCGGCCTGCTCTATTTCTATTCGGTGTTCGGTTTTTTCCTGGTTGCGGTGGCGCTCGGCCTCCTGCTCCGTATCGAGCTAATGGCGCCGGGACGGACCATCATGGGGCCCCAGGCGTACAATGCCCTCTTTACCGTGCATGGGGTGGTGATGGTGTTCCTGTTCATCATCCCCGGATTTCAGGGCTCCTTCGGCAATCTCGTCATGCCGATCCAGATCGGTGCCAGGGACGTGGCTTTCCCCCGCCTGAACCTCCTTTCGTGGTGGCTCTATATGGCCGGCGCGGCCATTATCCTTACCTCGCTCTTCACGGGGGGCGGCCCCCCCGACACCGGCTGGACCTTCTACCTCCCCTTCAGCGGCCGGACCGGGACCAACGTCTCACTGGCGGTGTTCGGCGTATTTGTCGTGGGGTTCTCCTCCATCGTTACCGGGGTAAATTTCATCACCACGATCCACCGGTTGCGGGCCGAAGGGATGACCTGGGGTAGGCTGCCGCTCTTTGTCTGGTCCCTCTACGCCACGGCGTGGGTGCAGATCCTGGCGACCCCCATCCTCGGCATCACCCTGGTGCTGATAATCGCCGAACGGCTCCTGGGGACCGGCCTCTTCGAGCCGGGGCAGGGGGGGGATCCCCTCATGTACCAGCACCTGTTCTGGATTTACTCCCATCCGGCGGTCTATATCATGATTCTGCCGGCCATGGGGGTGATCTCGGAGATCATTCCGGTATTTGCCCGAAAGCCCATCTTCGGCTACAGGATGATCGCCTTTTCCAGCATCGCCATCGCCGCGGCGGGTTCCCTCGTCTGGGGGCACCACATGTTCACCAGCGGCATGAGCGATATGGCGATTCTGGTATTCTCCTTCCTCACCTTCATCGTAGCTATCCCCTCTGCCATCAAGGTCTTCAACTGGATATCAACCCTTTACCGGGGGTCCATTTCCCTGGAAGCCCCCATGCTCTTCTCACTTTCCTTCATCTTCCTCTTCTCCATCGGCGGGCTGACCGGGCTGGTGCAGGGGGCGGCGGCCACGGACATCCATGTCCACGACACCCAGTTCGTGGTGGGGCATTTTCATTACGTCATATTCGGCGGCTCGGGATTCGCCTTCTTCGCCGCCATGCACTACTGGCTCCCCAAGTTCTACGGCCGCCGCTACGCCGAAAAGCCGGCCATTATCGCCTGGGCGCTCATGTTCACCGGCTTCAACATCCTCTATTTCTCCATGATCGTGCTGGGGCTGGAAGGGATGCCGCGGCGTTACTACGATTACCTCCCCGAGTTCGCTCCCCTTAACCTGGTATCCACAATCGGGAGTTGGATCCTGGCCACAGGGCTCATGATTCTTCTGGTGAACCTGTTCATGGGGTTGCGGAGCGGGGCGCGGGCCGGGAGCAATCCGTGGGGAGGGGCAACCCTGGAATGGAGCATCCCGACGCCGCCACCCACGGAGAATTTTGCGGATGAGCCGGTGGTCACCCATGGCCCCTATGATTTCAGGGGGACGGGGGTCCCATGA
- a CDS encoding B12-binding domain-containing radical SAM protein, with amino-acid sequence MLLIHPPVAKPSEPPAGITLLAGALLANGVPCRLLDANLEGLLWLMEQPEPGEETWTRRAVKNRARHLSALRDPSTYSSPDRYVRAVSDLNRLLSVSGRGSGATVGLADYQQEHFSPVSSADLLRAAEEPERNPFYGYFSERLPEVVDGIGFVGISLNYLSQAVSAFALMGFIRRRFPSLKIVLGGGLVTSWLRRPGWQNPFGGLVDHMIAGPGEGPLLDLAGVPPGNRASGAPTYDLLPLPDYFSPGLVLPYSAAGGCWWNRCSFCPERAEGNAYRPRPTSGALADLRGLTAKYGPSLIHILDNAISPTLLNALAETPPGAPWYSFARIGDNLDDPGFCRALKRSGCVMLKLGLESGDQGVLDRLHKGIDLAMAERVLENLRHAGIAVYGYLLFGTPAESEEDARRTLEFVVRHREAITFLNLAVFNMPAFSDEAAGMETESFYEGDLSLYTSFRHPGGWGRREVRRFLDREFTRHSAVAPILRRDPLIFTSNHAPFFC; translated from the coding sequence ATGCTCCTCATTCATCCACCCGTAGCCAAACCGTCCGAGCCGCCGGCCGGCATCACCCTCCTCGCGGGGGCGCTCCTGGCCAATGGCGTCCCATGCCGTCTCCTGGACGCAAACCTTGAGGGGCTCCTCTGGCTCATGGAGCAACCGGAACCCGGTGAGGAGACCTGGACCCGCCGGGCGGTGAAGAACCGGGCCCGACACCTGTCCGCCCTGCGGGACCCCTCGACCTACAGTTCCCCGGACCGTTACGTCCGCGCCGTCAGCGACCTGAACCGGCTCCTCTCCGTGTCCGGCCGGGGGAGCGGGGCTACGGTGGGACTCGCGGACTACCAGCAGGAGCATTTTTCGCCGGTTTCCAGTGCCGATCTGCTGCGGGCGGCGGAAGAGCCGGAGCGCAACCCCTTCTACGGCTACTTCAGCGAACGGCTGCCCGAGGTTGTGGACGGCATCGGGTTTGTGGGGATCTCCCTCAACTACCTGAGCCAGGCGGTCAGCGCCTTTGCGCTGATGGGGTTTATCCGCCGGCGGTTCCCATCCCTGAAGATAGTCCTTGGCGGCGGGCTGGTGACGTCGTGGCTGCGGCGTCCCGGCTGGCAGAACCCCTTCGGCGGCCTCGTGGACCACATGATTGCGGGGCCGGGGGAAGGGCCCCTCCTGGATCTCGCCGGAGTCCCGCCGGGAAACCGGGCGTCCGGAGCGCCGACCTATGATCTTCTGCCGCTTCCGGACTATTTTTCCCCCGGCCTTGTCCTCCCCTACAGCGCCGCCGGCGGCTGCTGGTGGAACCGCTGCTCCTTCTGCCCCGAGCGGGCCGAAGGTAACGCCTATCGCCCCCGGCCGACGTCCGGGGCCCTGGCAGATCTCCGGGGGCTGACCGCCAAGTATGGGCCGTCCCTTATTCACATTCTGGACAATGCCATAAGCCCGACGCTTCTGAATGCCCTGGCCGAGACCCCTCCGGGTGCCCCGTGGTACAGCTTTGCCCGGATCGGCGATAACCTGGACGACCCGGGTTTCTGCCGGGCCTTGAAGCGCTCGGGGTGCGTCATGCTGAAACTGGGGCTGGAATCGGGGGACCAGGGGGTTCTGGACCGGCTCCACAAGGGTATCGACCTCGCCATGGCGGAGCGGGTGCTGGAAAATCTCCGTCATGCGGGAATCGCGGTCTATGGCTACCTCCTCTTCGGCACCCCGGCCGAGTCCGAGGAAGATGCCCGAAGGACGCTGGAATTTGTGGTTCGCCACCGGGAGGCCATCACCTTCCTGAACCTGGCGGTTTTCAACATGCCCGCTTTCAGCGACGAGGCCGCGGGAATGGAGACCGAATCATTTTACGAGGGGGACCTCTCCCTCTACACCTCCTTCCGCCACCCAGGTGGGTGGGGCCGCCGGGAGGTGCGCCGTTTCCTCGACCGGGAGTTCACCCGGCACTCCGCAGTGGCGCCGATATTGCGCCGCGATCCGCTCATCTTTACCTCCAATCATGCCCCTTTTTTTTGCTGA
- a CDS encoding bifunctional 5,10-methylenetetrahydrofolate dehydrogenase/5,10-methenyltetrahydrofolate cyclohydrolase codes for MNLLDGKKCADSLVADIARKVAGYVESGLRKPHMTVILVGEHAPSESYVKSKIKSCEKAGFEGALLRFPETVTEEELLAKIREINANPATDGLIVQLPLPPHINPQKIINAIDPDKDIDGFHPTNFGKMTLGQKAFRPATAYGICKLLQFYEIPVWGKHCVVIGRSNIVGKPISIMLANDFDIGNATVTLTHIETPRELLLDETRRADIIIVAVGIPGFVTDDMVKEGAVVIDVGINRLDDGKIVGDVDFENVKGKCSWITPVPGGVGRMTVAALMLNTLMAYQNNFNLD; via the coding sequence ATGAATCTACTGGACGGGAAAAAGTGCGCCGACAGCCTGGTTGCCGACATAGCCAGGAAGGTGGCGGGATATGTGGAATCGGGGCTGAGAAAGCCGCACATGACGGTAATCCTCGTGGGTGAGCACGCTCCGAGCGAATCCTACGTGAAGTCGAAAATCAAATCCTGCGAGAAGGCGGGGTTCGAGGGGGCGCTCCTGCGGTTTCCGGAAACCGTGACCGAAGAGGAGCTCCTGGCGAAAATCCGGGAGATCAACGCCAATCCGGCCACCGACGGTCTCATCGTCCAGTTGCCGCTCCCCCCACACATAAATCCCCAGAAAATAATAAACGCCATTGATCCCGACAAGGACATCGACGGATTCCACCCCACGAACTTCGGGAAGATGACCCTGGGGCAGAAGGCGTTCCGGCCGGCCACCGCCTACGGCATCTGCAAGCTCCTCCAGTTCTACGAGATCCCGGTCTGGGGGAAGCACTGCGTGGTCATCGGCCGCTCCAACATCGTGGGTAAGCCCATTTCCATCATGCTTGCCAACGATTTCGACATCGGCAACGCCACCGTCACCCTCACCCATATCGAAACCCCCCGGGAGCTTCTGCTGGACGAGACGCGGCGGGCCGACATCATCATCGTGGCCGTCGGCATTCCCGGCTTTGTCACCGACGATATGGTGAAGGAGGGGGCGGTCGTTATCGACGTGGGGATCAACCGGCTGGATGACGGCAAAATCGTCGGGGACGTGGACTTCGAGAACGTGAAGGGGAAATGCTCCTGGATCACCCCGGTTCCCGGCGGAGTCGGCCGGATGACGGTGGCGGCCCTCATGCTCAATACCCTCATGGCCTACCAGAATAATTTCAACCTGGACTGA
- the coxB gene encoding cytochrome c oxidase subunit II, with amino-acid sequence MDPNFITTTSAVDPVFIFIFGVSIVLLLGITATMVGFVIRYRRSRAPEPTSRADGNVWLEIVWTVLPTIIVLAMFYYGWAGYLTLRNVPKNAMEVTATARMWSWSFTYANGKTSPKLYIPVGKPVLVHLVSMDVLHGFSIPAFRIKRDVVPGMKNHVWFVAERPGSHELFCSVYCGLGHSSMVAAVEAVPEKEFDAWLERREDDGVKGEGSRGRELLEKNGCVGCHSLDGSRKAGPSFKGVWGRAVTVVTGDAERSVTMDGAYLKRSLREPAADVVKGYPPVMPPYPNLSDDEIEEIGEFLKEVR; translated from the coding sequence GTGGACCCGAACTTCATAACCACAACCAGCGCAGTAGATCCGGTTTTCATATTCATCTTCGGGGTGAGCATTGTGCTCCTTCTGGGGATTACGGCGACCATGGTGGGGTTCGTCATCCGCTACCGCCGCTCCCGTGCGCCGGAGCCCACCTCCCGGGCGGACGGCAATGTCTGGCTGGAGATCGTCTGGACGGTCCTTCCAACCATCATAGTCCTGGCAATGTTCTACTACGGCTGGGCAGGTTATCTGACGCTCCGGAACGTGCCGAAGAACGCCATGGAGGTGACGGCGACGGCCCGCATGTGGTCGTGGAGCTTCACCTACGCCAACGGGAAGACCAGCCCGAAGCTCTACATCCCAGTCGGTAAGCCGGTGCTGGTGCACCTCGTTTCCATGGATGTGCTGCACGGGTTCTCAATTCCTGCGTTCCGGATAAAGCGCGATGTGGTGCCGGGAATGAAGAACCATGTCTGGTTCGTGGCGGAAAGGCCCGGCTCCCATGAACTTTTCTGCTCCGTCTACTGCGGCCTGGGGCATTCCTCCATGGTTGCCGCGGTGGAGGCGGTCCCGGAGAAGGAGTTCGATGCGTGGCTGGAACGTCGGGAGGATGACGGGGTGAAAGGTGAGGGGTCCCGTGGACGGGAGCTCCTGGAGAAGAACGGCTGCGTCGGTTGCCATTCCCTGGACGGTTCCCGCAAGGCTGGGCCAAGTTTCAAGGGAGTTTGGGGTAGGGCGGTTACGGTGGTGACTGGCGACGCCGAGCGGAGCGTCACCATGGATGGGGCATATCTGAAGCGCTCTCTCCGCGAGCCGGCGGCCGACGTGGTGAAGGGTTATCCGCCGGTAATGCCTCCTTATCCGAACCTGTCCGATGACGAAATCGAAGAGATCGGTGAGTTTTTGAAGGAGGTCCGGTGA
- a CDS encoding ArnT family glycosyltransferase: MTVGDRIFQIPGIGRIKPVDAALAILLIALAAAYGIYGLRQYDVISADGAGYAVSGKIFFETGDPRNFGTVFPPLYPFLVGLFNVALNDLETSARMVSVFFNALTILPLHALTLGLWGRRAALCASILFITLPFLHGMSGIDITEPTYTFFALAAAWVFRSCLARRGKGTAFATGALLGIAYLARPEGFIVAAAFSGILFLLLLLNTPRGGRLRTTLLLAIFWCGFLVPAVPYMNYLHNVTGAWQLSGKTGLNSSIIREYRGETPPDQHMRLNEQGQAVGGGNATLLDLMKESPDIFWGNIRDNLHALPLELVGAFPWFLFALAGIGYLWLPRCAPGDGEECAAPARQGLMDRLLLASVCSPLALYVVYFVQPRGFYAYVPVFLMAAGGGFARIDSWANRYIPRKTWIAVPLAALLGLWYIYSSIPAPKPPYHYTQDGARYDDKQIGLRLREIIPRGAIIITRSGRIGFYSRHTYLMPPQGSLAELIAFAGKNNAEYLIATIQLLSMRPQLEILYQPLFGANGNAPPLPGIEPVYIGQEPGGLPYIVYRFVRQ, from the coding sequence ATGACAGTGGGTGATCGGATTTTTCAGATACCCGGCATCGGCAGGATAAAGCCGGTGGATGCGGCACTTGCGATACTGCTGATAGCACTTGCGGCCGCATATGGCATTTACGGCTTGCGGCAGTACGACGTCATCTCGGCCGACGGGGCCGGATATGCCGTCTCGGGAAAGATTTTCTTCGAAACCGGTGATCCCCGGAACTTCGGAACGGTGTTCCCGCCGCTGTACCCCTTTCTCGTGGGCCTGTTCAACGTGGCGCTCAACGATCTTGAGACCTCGGCCAGAATGGTCTCCGTATTCTTCAACGCCCTAACCATCCTCCCCCTCCATGCCCTTACCCTGGGGCTCTGGGGGCGGCGCGCCGCCCTATGCGCGTCCATCCTGTTCATCACCCTACCCTTTCTGCACGGCATGTCCGGCATCGACATCACCGAACCCACTTACACCTTCTTTGCCCTTGCCGCTGCATGGGTTTTCAGAAGCTGTCTCGCCCGCCGCGGCAAAGGTACCGCTTTCGCAACCGGAGCCCTTCTGGGCATCGCCTACCTGGCGCGCCCCGAAGGTTTCATCGTTGCCGCAGCGTTTTCCGGCATCCTGTTCCTGTTGCTGCTCCTCAACACCCCCCGGGGGGGAAGACTTCGGACCACTCTCCTGCTGGCGATTTTCTGGTGCGGATTCCTGGTGCCGGCAGTACCGTACATGAATTACCTCCACAACGTGACCGGCGCCTGGCAGTTGAGCGGCAAAACAGGGCTGAACTCCAGCATCATCCGCGAATACCGGGGCGAAACCCCACCCGACCAGCACATGCGGCTCAATGAGCAGGGGCAGGCCGTAGGGGGGGGGAATGCAACGCTGCTGGATCTGATGAAGGAATCCCCGGATATTTTCTGGGGCAACATCCGCGACAATCTCCACGCCCTCCCCCTGGAGCTTGTCGGCGCCTTTCCGTGGTTCCTGTTCGCGCTGGCAGGCATCGGGTACCTGTGGCTCCCCCGCTGTGCTCCGGGGGACGGAGAAGAGTGCGCGGCGCCTGCCCGCCAGGGGCTCATGGACCGCCTGCTCCTTGCATCCGTCTGTTCCCCCCTGGCTCTGTATGTGGTTTATTTTGTGCAGCCCAGGGGATTCTATGCCTATGTGCCGGTCTTTCTCATGGCGGCAGGCGGCGGCTTCGCCCGCATCGATTCATGGGCAAACCGATACATCCCACGGAAAACCTGGATTGCCGTCCCCCTCGCTGCACTCCTCGGGCTCTGGTACATCTACAGCAGCATCCCGGCTCCCAAGCCCCCCTACCACTATACCCAGGACGGCGCCCGGTATGACGACAAGCAGATAGGGCTTCGACTGAGGGAAATCATCCCCCGTGGGGCGATAATCATAACCCGTTCCGGCAGGATCGGCTTCTACTCCCGGCACACATACCTGATGCCTCCCCAGGGAAGCCTTGCCGAACTTATCGCCTTTGCCGGCAAGAACAATGCGGAGTATCTCATTGCGACCATTCAGCTCCTCTCCATGCGCCCCCAGCTGGAGATACTCTATCAGCCCCTTTTCGGAGCGAACGGGAACGCCCCCCCACTTCCCGGCATTGAGCCGGTCTACATCGGCCAGGAACCGGGGGGACTCCCCTATATTGTCTACCGGTTTGTCCGGCAGTGA
- a CDS encoding SCO family protein has protein sequence MERLHGVRWSGVSFLCSLLLLAAMLASARATAAAEEPLHEHGRPGIDAATGDGARFGLTERLGEKIPLDATFADETGAPVRLGDLVTAPTIILPVYYRCTNVCNFLQGGLAGVLKDIRLTPGEQYRVISVSFDETETPELAAKYKRTYLDAIGAPFPEEGWRFLTGDVKNIRRLTDAAGFRFERQGRDFIHPVASIIVTGDGTIVRYLYGTTFLPKDLALALLEARSGTVGTTVRKVVGYCFTYDPKAKTYVFNLLRVSATIVIICTGAFLAFLFLTGKKRPTPPGGKHGTD, from the coding sequence ATGGAACGGTTGCATGGTGTACGATGGTCCGGGGTGTCTTTCCTCTGCTCTTTGCTGCTGCTGGCGGCCATGCTCGCGTCCGCCCGGGCCACGGCCGCGGCGGAAGAGCCGCTCCATGAGCATGGCCGTCCCGGCATCGACGCCGCAACTGGCGATGGGGCACGTTTCGGCCTCACCGAACGCCTGGGGGAGAAAATTCCCCTCGACGCCACCTTCGCGGACGAAACCGGCGCGCCGGTCCGCCTGGGAGACCTGGTAACCGCCCCCACCATAATCCTTCCCGTCTACTACCGTTGCACCAATGTCTGCAATTTTCTCCAGGGGGGGCTGGCCGGAGTCCTGAAAGATATCCGCCTTACGCCGGGAGAGCAGTACCGGGTCATTTCGGTGAGCTTCGACGAAACCGAAACGCCGGAGCTGGCCGCCAAGTACAAGAGAACCTACCTGGACGCCATCGGTGCCCCATTCCCCGAGGAGGGGTGGCGGTTCCTGACCGGCGACGTGAAAAACATCCGCCGCCTGACCGATGCTGCCGGGTTCCGGTTCGAGCGCCAGGGGAGGGATTTCATCCACCCGGTGGCGAGCATCATAGTTACCGGCGACGGCACCATCGTCCGCTACCTCTATGGCACGACCTTTCTCCCCAAGGATCTCGCCCTGGCCCTGCTTGAGGCCCGGAGCGGAACCGTGGGGACCACGGTCCGCAAGGTGGTGGGATACTGCTTCACCTACGACCCGAAGGCGAAGACCTACGTCTTCAATCTGCTGCGGGTGAGCGCAACCATCGTCATTATCTGCACGGGTGCCTTCCTTGCCTTCCTGTTCCTGACCGGGAAAAAACGCCCGACGCCTCCCGGGGGAAAACATGGAACCGACTGA
- a CDS encoding serine/threonine protein kinase, translated as MTENPHPFSTLTPAFIMDAVESQGFVCDCRTLALNSYENRVYQVGIEEGEPLVAKFYRPGRWSDGQIAEEHDFCAELATHELPVVAPWRNAEGQSLFCHDGFRFALYPRQGGRAPEFDNLDNLLILGRFLGRMHRIGAVAPFVHRPVLDSRSFGYDSVELIRDRFIPPELRESYTAVTAMLLEAVDAIMAETGAVRYLRTHGDCHAGNILWRDDAPHFVDFDDARMAPAVQDLWMMLSGDRPRKLAQLDALLEGYTEFNEFDPRELRLVEPLRALRVLHYSAWLARRWEDPIFPATFPWFNTPRYWNDQIIELREQVAALAEPPLELP; from the coding sequence ATGACCGAAAACCCGCACCCATTCAGCACTCTGACCCCCGCCTTCATCATGGACGCCGTGGAGAGCCAGGGCTTTGTCTGCGATTGCCGCACCCTGGCCCTGAACAGTTACGAGAACCGGGTCTACCAGGTGGGGATCGAGGAGGGGGAGCCCCTGGTGGCCAAGTTCTACCGCCCCGGCCGCTGGAGCGACGGGCAGATCGCGGAGGAGCACGATTTCTGCGCCGAACTGGCGACCCACGAGCTCCCCGTGGTGGCCCCCTGGCGCAACGCCGAGGGGCAGAGCCTCTTTTGCCACGACGGCTTCCGCTTCGCCCTCTATCCACGCCAGGGGGGGCGGGCGCCGGAATTCGACAATCTGGACAACCTCCTGATCCTGGGGCGGTTTCTGGGGCGAATGCACCGGATCGGCGCCGTGGCGCCTTTCGTTCATCGTCCCGTTCTCGACAGCCGGAGCTTCGGCTACGATTCCGTGGAGCTGATCCGCGACCGCTTCATCCCCCCCGAGTTGCGGGAGAGCTACACGGCGGTGACCGCCATGCTCCTGGAAGCTGTCGACGCCATCATGGCGGAGACGGGGGCGGTCCGGTACCTGCGGACCCACGGCGACTGCCATGCGGGGAACATCCTCTGGCGGGACGATGCCCCCCACTTCGTGGACTTCGACGATGCCCGCATGGCCCCGGCGGTGCAGGACCTCTGGATGATGCTCTCCGGCGACCGCCCCCGGAAGCTGGCCCAGCTGGATGCGCTACTGGAGGGGTACACGGAGTTCAATGAGTTCGATCCCCGGGAGCTGCGGCTCGTGGAGCCCCTGCGGGCCCTGCGGGTTCTCCACTACAGCGCCTGGCTCGCCCGCCGCTGGGAAGACCCAATCTTCCCTGCCACCTTCCCCTGGTTCAATACTCCCCGCTACTGGAACGACCAGATAATCGAGCTGCGGGAGCAGGTAGCCGCCCTGGCGGAGCCGCCGCTGGAGCTCCCCTGA